From the Leptospira terpstrae serovar Hualin str. LT 11-33 = ATCC 700639 genome, the window GCAGAAAGATATTCATTGAGTAACTTCACCAAATCTTCTGGACCCAACTGTTCGGAGATAGTAGTGAACCCGCGAACGTCGGAAAAGAAAATGGTGATTTCTCGTTTGGATCCACCCAGAGCTAAATTGTCAGGATGTTTGAGAAGTTCATCCACAACATCTTTGGAAACGAACTTGGAAAAGGTTTGGCGAATGTATTTTACGTTTTCTTCTTCCGTCAAAATCCTAAAACCGATGATGGCAACAAAGACCACAATCTGTTCAATTGTTACGGAAGGAAGTACTGTGATCAGGTTAAATGCTTGGAAGATATAAAGCGCAGCAACTACGTAAAGTAATAACTGAGTCAACATAATCGCAAATCCAATATGAGTTTTCATACGCGGTTGCAAAAATCCGATCATCACACCAAGACCTACATAAATGAGAAAGATTCCCCAATTGGGAACTGTAGATAAAAAGTCTTGATTTAGAATGGTATTGATCGCATGAGCGTGGTGTTCAATCCCAGACATATCACCAAAGGGAGATAAGTGAGAGTCTTTTGATGCCCCGCGTCCTGTTGCATAATACATGGCAACAAGAAAGATTTTGTTGTTAATTTGGTTTGCTTCTAATAATTCAGCATCCCAATCATTGGTAACTTCGAAAATTTCATTTTGTTTGAAGGAATACCTTCCTCCCACAAAGTTGATTTCCATTTGCCCTTCCCAATCAATTGGGATCACAACTTCCCTTTTCTCATTCGGAACTTGCATTACATCTCGTTCTTCAAACTTACGTTCTTTGATGTTGAACTCACGGATGATTTTTTTTGGGATGTTGGACAATTTGATATAGTGCCCCATATTAACTTCCACATCTCTTTGTACATCAATTCCGTAGTATTTACAAACAATGAGTAAGTCGATGGAAGGGAAATATTCTGTTTCTCTGTCTCTACCTGAGTTATAAACCTTTACCACGAGAGGCATCTTACGGTTCAAACCAGATTCATCTTTTTTTACGTTCGCAAAACCAAGACCAGCTGACAATTCAGCGATTGGTTCAATGGGCGGTTGTGGAAACTTAACCCAAGAAATTCCGCCATCGTTTTCATCGATTACGTTCTTTAATTGGAATTGTCTTAGAATATCGATTCGTTTTTCTAAATTGAGAACCGCTTCTTTTGACTCCGCACTGACTTCCATAGGGTAGTCAAAGAGGACATTCCGGTTCTTTTGAAGAGCTGCTGCCATCTCTTCCGATTGACCGGGTTTGTAATCTACGAAGAAAATATCGAACATTAGAATGTTGTTCGATTCTTTAAAAGTATCTATGATATCAGCATAATAACTCCAAGGTAGGGGCCAAGTTCCTTGTAGTTTCTCCAATGATTCTGTTGTGATACCAATGATATTGATATCTTTCCGAGCTTTTGCTGGTGGTTGGAATTGAATGTATTCAATTCTACCAGTGTCCCCTTCACTTTCTGTTTTTGTGTTAGATCCGCGTAAAAACTGAAACCTTGTGGAAACAGAATTTTCTTCCAAATCCTTGAGTGGTTGGAAAGTATTTACCAAGGTATACATAAAAATGGCGATCACATAGGACAACCAAATAGCACCTGACTTCTGTTTGTCTTTAGAAACCTTTTCAATGGTTTTGTATACAAAGTAGGAAG encodes:
- a CDS encoding adenylate/guanylate cyclase domain-containing protein; amino-acid sequence: MSDKESKSLSILDYLSVTVAALGTLGVIISVVMTGWEYEFSFLIGGLLTLLTSSYFVYKTIEKVSKDKQKSGAIWLSYVIAIFMYTLVNTFQPLKDLEENSVSTRFQFLRGSNTKTESEGDTGRIEYIQFQPPAKARKDINIIGITTESLEKLQGTWPLPWSYYADIIDTFKESNNILMFDIFFVDYKPGQSEEMAAALQKNRNVLFDYPMEVSAESKEAVLNLEKRIDILRQFQLKNVIDENDGGISWVKFPQPPIEPIAELSAGLGFANVKKDESGLNRKMPLVVKVYNSGRDRETEYFPSIDLLIVCKYYGIDVQRDVEVNMGHYIKLSNIPKKIIREFNIKERKFEERDVMQVPNEKREVVIPIDWEGQMEINFVGGRYSFKQNEIFEVTNDWDAELLEANQINNKIFLVAMYYATGRGASKDSHLSPFGDMSGIEHHAHAINTILNQDFLSTVPNWGIFLIYVGLGVMIGFLQPRMKTHIGFAIMLTQLLLYVVAALYIFQAFNLITVLPSVTIEQIVVFVAIIGFRILTEEENVKYIRQTFSKFVSKDVVDELLKHPDNLALGGSKREITIFFSDVRGFTTISEQLGPEDLVKLLNEYLSAMTDIIIEYKGTIDKYMGDAIMAFWGAPVPLEDHAYYACVAALAQLDYLKVLQQKWAERNVPVIDIGCGLNSGPAVVGNMGSSHRMEYTCMGDTINLGSRLEGSNKMYTTNVIISEYTYEKVKDRVVTRELDLVRVKGKTQPVRIYELLGITNPEDMEKMKRPLQKAAT